The following are encoded together in the Bos mutus isolate GX-2022 chromosome 3, NWIPB_WYAK_1.1, whole genome shotgun sequence genome:
- the LOC102282262 gene encoding cornifin-B isoform X2: MSSHQQKQPCIPPPQLQQHQVKQPCQPPPQETCIPQTKEPCHTKVPEPCHPKVPEPCHPKVPEPCHPKVPEPCPSPVIPGPAQQKTKQK, translated from the exons ATGAGTTCCCACCAGCAGAAGCAGCCCTGCATCCCACCTCCACAACTTCAGCAGCATCAGGTGAAAcagccctgccagcctcctccccagGAAACATGCATCCCCCAAACCAAGGAGCCATGCCACACCAAG GTTCCGGAGCCGTGCCACCCCAAGGTTCCGGAGCCCTGCCATCCCAAGGTTCCAGAGCCCTGCCACCCCAAGGTTCCAGAGCCATGTCCTTCACCAGTCATCCCAGGGCCAGCTCAGCAGAAGACCAAGCAGAAGTAA
- the LOC102282262 gene encoding cornifin isoform X1, giving the protein MSSHQQKQPCIPPPQLQQHQVKQPCQPPPQETCIPQTKEPCHTKVPEPCHPKVPEPCHPKVPEPCHPKVPEPCHPKVPEPCHPKVPEPCHPKVPEPCHPKVPEPCHPKVPEPCPSPVIPGPAQQKTKQK; this is encoded by the coding sequence ATGAGTTCCCACCAGCAGAAGCAGCCCTGCATCCCACCTCCACAACTTCAGCAGCATCAGGTGAAAcagccctgccagcctcctccccagGAAACATGCATCCCCCAAACCAAGGAGCCATGCCACACCAAGGTGCCAGAGCCCTGCCACCCTAAGGTTCCAGAGCCATGCCACCCCAAGGTTCCAGAGCCCTGCCACCCCAAGGTTCCAGAGCCCTGCCACCCCAAGGTTCCAGAGCCCTGCCACCCCAAGGTTCCGGAGCCGTGCCACCCCAAGGTTCCGGAGCCCTGCCATCCCAAGGTTCCAGAGCCCTGCCACCCCAAGGTTCCAGAGCCATGTCCTTCACCAGTCATCCCAGGGCCAGCTCAGCAGAAGACCAAGCAGAAGTAA